A stretch of Chionomys nivalis chromosome 2, mChiNiv1.1, whole genome shotgun sequence DNA encodes these proteins:
- the LOC130862225 gene encoding mas-related G-protein coupled receptor member H, with translation MEPLATTFCPLESTQYTGNESLNETTWSSKQVADYSYISVSLVICMLGLTGNGLLIWFLVFCVKRKPFTIYLLHLAIADFMVLLCSSVIQLVNTFHIYDDTLLSYAIFLMIFGYNTGLHLLTAISVERCLSVLYPIWYQCRRPKHQSAVACALLWALSVLVSGLENFFCILEVKPRFPECRYVYIFSCILTFLVFVPLMVFSNLILFIQVCCNLKPRQPAKLYVIIMATVILFLVFAMPMKVLLIVGYYSNSTDKSVWKSLPYLTMLSTINCSINPVVYVVVGSLSRKRRRKSLKEALQKVFEEKTAVGSREDVAQFPPLS, from the coding sequence ATGGAGCCGCTGGCAACGACCTTTTGTCCTCTGGAATCCACACAGTACACCGGAAACGAATCCCTAAATGAAACCACCTGGTCTTCAAAGCAAGTGGCTGACTATAGTTATATTTCCGTCTCCCTGGTGATCTGTATGCTGGGCCTGACTGGGAACGGACTTTTGATATGGTTCCTCGTCTTCTGTGTCAAGAGGAAGCCATTCACCATCTACCTCCTGCATCTCGCCATTGCCGACTTCATGGTTCTCCTCTGTTCATCCGTCATTCAGTTAGTGAACACCTTCCACATCTATGACGACACCTTACTGAGCTATGCCATCTTCCTCATGATCTTTGGCTACAACACAGGCCTACACCTCCTCACAGCCATCAGCGTGGAGCGATGCCTCTCAGTGCTTTACCCAATCTGGTACCAGTGCCGGCGCCCAAAGCACCAGTCTGCCGTGGCCTGTGCGCTGCTGTGGGCCCTCTCTGTGCTCGTGTCTGGGTTGGAAAACTTCTTCTGCATCCTGGAAGTGAAGCCCCGATTCCCAGAATGCCGTTACGTGTACATATTTTCCTGTATCTTGACATTCCTGGTCTTTGTGCCTCTCATGGTCTTCTCCAATCTAATCCTCTTCATCCAGGTCTGCTGCAACCTGAAGCCACGCCAACCCGCCAAGCTCTACGTGATCATCATGGCCACGGTCATCCTGTTTCTCGTCTTTGCCATGCCCATGAAGGTGTTGCTTATCGTTGGCTACTATTCCAACTCAACAGACAAGTCTGTCTGGAAATCCCTCCCTTACCTGACCATGCTGTCCACCATCAACTGCAGCATCAACCCAGTTGTCTACGTCGTGGTAGGCAGTCTGAGCAGGAAGAGGAGACGGAAGTCTCTTAAAGAAGCACTGCAGAAGGTCTTTGAGGAAAAGACAGCCGTGGGCTCCAGGGAGGATGTTGCACAATTTCCCCCTCTTTCGTGA